Proteins encoded in a region of the Malaciobacter mytili LMG 24559 genome:
- the gyrB gene encoding DNA topoisomerase (ATP-hydrolyzing) subunit B, with the protein MSQEYGASNIKVLKGLEAVRKRPGMYIGDTNLNGLHHMVYEVVDNSIDEAMAGYCRNIKVTITKDNWIKVSDDGRGIPTAIHPTEKISAATVVLTVLHAGGKFDKDTYKVSGGLHGVGVSVVNALSKDLRMTIYREGQIHYQEFSCGIPKSPLEVIGETKKTGTTIEFLADDSIFEVSEYIFETLAKRFKEVAYLNPIISITLEDERTKVKEVYHFEGGIAQFVNDLNKDTALCEPIAFSDRVEDVEVDIALLYNSSYTEKTISFVNNIRTIDGGTHEAGFKAGLTRSIVKYLNANANAREKDTKITGDDVREGLIAVVSVKVPEPQFEGQTKGKLGSSYVKPITQKLAGEQLDKYFEENPTAAKAIMEKALMAARGREAAKKARDLTRKKDAMTVGTLPGKLAECQSKDPAIRELYLVEGDSAGGSAKQGRDRVYQAILPLKGKILNVEKSRLDKILKSDEIRNIITALGCGIGEDFDEEKIRYHKIIIMTDADVDGSHIQTLLLTFFFRFLRPVVEKGYLYIAQPPLYRYKKGKNETYLKDDTALSNFLIENGLESFTFEGLGYNDLVDLFKTVSRYRGMLLQLEKRYSLVEVLKHLIENSDLVKLDFSTLYEEVKNFLETRGYNILSKTLTSERIQLFVQTNEGLEELVIDDELFASPYFSEATYIYSKLIERDISMFEGRDLIDVLVDIEDLAKKGAYIQRYKGLGEMNPEQLWETTMTPEDRRLLRVKIEDAEIASDTFTLFMGDEVEPRRNYIEEHAKDVEHLDV; encoded by the coding sequence ATGAGTCAAGAATACGGTGCTAGTAATATTAAAGTTTTAAAAGGTCTTGAAGCTGTTAGAAAAAGACCAGGTATGTATATCGGTGATACAAATCTTAATGGTCTTCATCATATGGTTTATGAAGTTGTTGATAACTCTATTGATGAAGCAATGGCTGGTTATTGTAGAAATATTAAAGTAACTATTACTAAAGATAATTGGATTAAAGTATCAGATGATGGTAGAGGTATTCCAACAGCTATTCACCCAACTGAAAAAATTAGTGCTGCAACAGTTGTTTTAACTGTTCTTCATGCAGGTGGAAAATTTGATAAAGATACATATAAAGTTTCAGGAGGTCTTCACGGAGTTGGGGTTTCTGTTGTAAATGCTTTATCAAAAGATTTAAGAATGACAATTTATAGAGAAGGACAAATTCATTATCAAGAGTTTTCTTGTGGTATTCCTAAATCTCCTCTTGAAGTTATTGGTGAAACTAAAAAAACTGGAACTACTATTGAATTTTTGGCTGATGATTCTATTTTTGAGGTATCTGAATATATTTTTGAAACTTTAGCTAAAAGATTTAAAGAAGTAGCATATTTAAATCCTATTATATCTATTACTTTAGAAGATGAAAGAACAAAAGTTAAAGAAGTATATCACTTTGAAGGTGGTATTGCTCAATTTGTTAATGATTTAAATAAAGATACTGCACTTTGTGAACCAATTGCATTTTCTGATAGAGTAGAAGATGTAGAGGTTGATATAGCACTTTTATATAACTCTTCATATACAGAAAAAACTATTTCTTTTGTAAATAATATTAGAACAATTGATGGTGGAACACATGAAGCTGGATTTAAAGCTGGACTTACAAGAAGTATTGTTAAATACTTAAATGCAAATGCAAATGCAAGAGAAAAAGATACTAAAATTACAGGTGATGATGTAAGAGAAGGTCTTATTGCTGTTGTATCTGTAAAAGTTCCTGAACCACAATTTGAAGGACAAACTAAAGGAAAACTTGGTTCTTCTTATGTTAAGCCAATTACACAAAAATTAGCTGGTGAACAATTAGATAAATATTTTGAAGAAAATCCAACAGCAGCAAAAGCTATTATGGAAAAAGCATTAATGGCTGCACGTGGAAGAGAAGCAGCTAAAAAAGCTAGAGATTTAACTAGAAAAAAAGATGCAATGACAGTTGGAACTTTACCTGGTAAATTAGCTGAATGTCAAAGTAAAGATCCTGCAATTAGAGAATTATATCTGGTGGAGGGAGATTCAGCTGGTGGTTCAGCAAAGCAAGGTAGAGATAGAGTTTACCAAGCAATTTTACCATTAAAAGGTAAGATTTTAAATGTTGAAAAATCTAGACTTGATAAAATTTTAAAATCTGATGAAATTAGAAATATTATTACTGCTCTTGGTTGTGGTATTGGTGAAGATTTTGATGAAGAAAAAATTAGATACCATAAAATCATTATTATGACGGATGCGGATGTAGATGGAAGCCATATTCAAACACTTCTTTTAACATTTTTCTTTAGATTTTTAAGACCAGTTGTTGAAAAAGGTTATTTATATATTGCACAACCACCTTTATATAGATATAAAAAAGGTAAAAATGAGACATATTTAAAAGATGATACAGCTTTATCTAATTTCTTAATTGAAAATGGTTTAGAATCATTTACATTTGAAGGTCTAGGTTATAATGACTTAGTTGATTTATTTAAAACAGTTTCAAGATATAGAGGTATGTTATTACAATTGGAAAAAAGATACTCTTTAGTTGAAGTATTAAAACACTTAATTGAAAATTCTGATTTAGTTAAATTAGATTTTAGTACTTTATATGAAGAAGTTAAAAACTTTTTAGAAACTAGAGGTTATAACATTTTATCTAAAACATTAACTAGTGAAAGAATTCAATTATTTGTTCAAACAAATGAAGGTTTAGAAGAATTAGTTATTGATGATGAGTTATTTGCATCACCATATTTTAGTGAAGCAACATATATTTACTCAAAACTTATTGAAAGAGATATTTCTATGTTTGAAGGTAGAGATTTAATTGATGTTTTAGTAGATATTGAAGATTTAGCTAAAAAAGGTGCTTATATTCAAAGATATAAAGGTCTTGGAGAGATGAACCCAGAGCAATTATGGGAAACTACAATGACTCCTGAAGATAGAAGACTTCTAAGAGTTAAGATTGAAGATGCTGAAATTGCAAGTGATACATTTACTTTATTTATGGGTGATGAAGTAGAACCAAGAAGAAACTACATAGAAGAACACGCAAAAGACGTAGAACACTTAGATGTGTAA
- the dnaN gene encoding DNA polymerase III subunit beta produces MRFIITKQIIENIVSSMQPFLEKKDASSITSHIYLEVNNDKLILKATDYEIGLESQIDELNESVNGKATVNGANLLGILKRLKASEIIIESNENNLVIKQNKSTFKLPMYDPNEFPSLAKPDNLNKLDISMLNLINSIRKITPAIDNNNPKFELNGALVDIKSNRINFVATDTRRLAVSHLQNISNSENQFIIPKKAIIEIQKLFLDDANISYDDTNLIISNDKMKFFTKLINGKFPDYDRIIPKSLKHNFSLPKDMLIESIKLVTSLFSNIKITFSSNCIIFESLDEDSESKTQIDINLNIENNFYLAVNAKYLLDFLSLTKNENVAIGFNESNLPFYLEDEKFFTIVMPIVLEK; encoded by the coding sequence GTGAGATTTATCATCACAAAACAAATTATTGAAAATATTGTTTCATCAATGCAACCTTTCTTAGAAAAGAAAGATGCTAGTTCAATTACTTCACATATATATTTAGAAGTTAATAATGATAAATTAATATTAAAAGCTACAGATTATGAAATTGGATTAGAGTCTCAAATCGATGAACTAAATGAAAGTGTAAATGGAAAAGCAACAGTTAATGGTGCAAATTTATTAGGTATATTAAAAAGATTAAAAGCATCAGAAATTATTATTGAATCAAATGAGAATAATTTAGTAATAAAACAAAATAAATCTACATTTAAATTACCAATGTATGATCCTAATGAATTTCCATCATTAGCAAAACCAGATAATTTAAATAAATTAGATATTAGTATGTTAAATTTAATTAATTCAATTAGAAAGATAACACCTGCTATTGATAACAATAATCCTAAATTTGAATTAAATGGTGCTTTAGTTGATATAAAAAGTAATAGAATAAATTTTGTTGCTACAGATACTAGAAGATTAGCAGTATCTCATCTTCAAAATATCTCTAATAGTGAAAATCAATTTATAATTCCTAAAAAAGCAATTATTGAAATTCAAAAACTTTTCTTAGATGATGCAAATATTTCATATGATGATACAAACTTAATTATTTCAAATGATAAAATGAAGTTCTTTACAAAACTAATCAATGGAAAATTTCCTGATTATGATAGAATTATTCCAAAGAGTTTAAAACATAACTTCTCTTTACCAAAAGATATGTTAATTGAATCAATTAAATTAGTTACATCACTATTTTCAAATATTAAAATTACATTTAGTAGTAATTGTATTATCTTTGAAAGTTTAGATGAAGATAGTGAATCAAAAACACAAATTGATATTAATTTAAATATTGAAAACAACTTCTATTTAGCAGTAAATGCAAAATATTTATTAGACTTTTTAAGTTTAACAAAAAATGAAAATGTAGCTATTGGATTTAATGAATCTAATTTACCATTTTATTTAGAAGATGAAAAATTCTTTACAATTGTAATGCCAATAGTTTTAGAAAAATAA
- a CDS encoding NAD(P)-binding domain-containing protein encodes MKSNIYDIAIIGGGPGGIGTAIEAVIHGVKNILLIEKSDNHSNTIRKYYKDNKRVDRDWKGQIIELEGNVEFVGGTKESTLDYFNTLLDEERIDTAFNSEVESIIRTQEEGEDIYLITTSTQSFKSKSVVIAIGKMGKPNKPLYKIPASLKDYINFNLDKCTKNEKILVVGGGNSAAEYAYDLAVNNEVTLVYRKDKFTRLNPENEKILREFNGQELLRLRLNTDIESLENFEGRIKVNFNDGYFTIYDRIIYAIGGTSPVDFLKKCGIEVNSEGNPIYDEHYRTNLPCMYVAGDIAFNTGGSIVAALNHGYHIVNSFLRRRGKIYSYTNKVEEYFKNNPKEKC; translated from the coding sequence ATGAAGTCAAATATTTATGATATTGCCATTATAGGTGGAGGACCTGGAGGAATAGGTACAGCAATTGAAGCTGTTATTCATGGGGTAAAAAATATTTTATTAATTGAAAAAAGTGATAATCACTCAAATACAATTAGAAAATATTATAAAGATAATAAAAGAGTAGATAGGGACTGGAAAGGTCAAATTATTGAACTTGAAGGAAATGTGGAATTTGTAGGAGGTACAAAAGAGAGTACTTTAGATTATTTTAATACTTTACTTGATGAAGAGAGAATTGATACAGCTTTTAATAGTGAAGTTGAATCTATTATTAGAACTCAAGAAGAGGGTGAGGATATTTATTTAATAACAACTTCAACTCAAAGTTTTAAATCAAAATCTGTTGTAATAGCAATAGGAAAGATGGGCAAACCAAATAAACCTTTATATAAAATTCCAGCTTCTTTAAAAGACTATATAAATTTTAATTTAGATAAATGTACTAAAAATGAAAAAATCTTAGTAGTTGGAGGAGGAAACTCTGCTGCGGAATACGCCTATGACCTTGCAGTTAATAATGAAGTAACTTTAGTATATAGAAAAGATAAATTTACAAGGCTAAACCCTGAAAATGAAAAAATTTTAAGAGAGTTTAATGGGCAAGAGTTATTAAGACTTAGATTAAATACTGATATTGAAAGTTTAGAAAACTTTGAAGGAAGAATAAAAGTTAATTTTAATGATGGCTATTTTACTATCTATGATAGAATTATTTATGCCATAGGAGGAACTTCACCCGTTGATTTTTTAAAAAAATGTGGTATTGAAGTAAATAGTGAAGGAAATCCAATTTATGATGAGCATTATAGAACAAACTTACCTTGTATGTATGTGGCAGGTGATATAGCTTTTAATACAGGAGGCTCAATAGTTGCAGCACTTAATCATGGCTATCATATAGTAAACTCATTTTTAAGAAGAAGAGGAAAAATATACTCTTATACTAATAAAGTAGAAGAGTATTTTAAAAATAACCCTAAAGAAAAGTGTTAA
- a CDS encoding LysE family translocator, whose amino-acid sequence MNLEIFMQGFIPLALAHFIALLSPGADFFILVSTTSKEGKTSGILTASGIAFANAIYIILALFGIMLILNNPLIFISIKILGAIYLLYISYHLITSKKRELFNKNKITLKKNLLKSFIKGFLSAILNPKNSIFYFTMFSISLNDNIPFNYQILYAIWMFLAVLIWDIFIVILINAKQNREFIQKYSNKIEKISGIILAMLACIIIFNSL is encoded by the coding sequence ATGAATCTTGAAATTTTTATGCAAGGCTTTATACCCCTTGCTCTTGCACATTTTATTGCACTATTAAGTCCTGGAGCTGATTTTTTTATACTTGTTTCAACAACTTCAAAAGAAGGAAAAACTTCAGGAATTCTAACAGCTAGTGGAATAGCATTTGCAAATGCTATTTATATAATTTTAGCACTATTTGGAATAATGCTTATTTTAAATAATCCACTAATTTTTATCTCTATTAAAATTTTAGGGGCTATTTATTTACTTTATATTTCATATCATTTAATAACTTCAAAAAAAAGAGAACTTTTTAATAAAAACAAAATAACTTTAAAAAAAAATTTATTAAAAAGTTTTATAAAAGGGTTTTTAAGTGCTATTTTAAATCCTAAAAATTCAATTTTTTATTTTACTATGTTTTCAATTTCATTAAATGATAATATACCTTTTAATTATCAAATACTTTATGCCATTTGGATGTTTTTAGCTGTATTAATTTGGGATATTTTTATAGTAATTTTAATAAATGCAAAACAAAATAGAGAATTTATTCAAAAATACTCAAATAAAATTGAGAAAATATCAGGGATAATTTTAGCCATGTTAGCTTGTATTATAATTTTTAATAGTTTATAA
- a CDS encoding nuclear transport factor 2 family protein — protein sequence MKKYILISFIILSAINIYAKELSNQQKVVELLQKAFNTKPDRSVLKYINTKKYIQHNLYAQDGIEGLKGYLDYLKGQKIQNKVIRAFEDKNYVVAHSFVTQEDKNYKVIDIFRFENNLIVEHWDNTELVEDIEELKGEVKVIDKQKTLKNKQLVQAFIKTKILSADYLKNHMILGQGNFILAVNETYINNKRFSIYELFNIKNSKIYNSWSIKEEILPLNQWQNENGKF from the coding sequence ATGAAAAAATATATATTAATTAGTTTTATTATTCTTTCTGCTATTAATATTTATGCAAAAGAGCTTTCAAACCAGCAAAAAGTAGTTGAGCTTTTACAAAAAGCTTTTAATACAAAACCAGATAGATCAGTATTAAAATATATTAATACTAAAAAGTATATTCAGCATAATTTATATGCACAAGATGGTATTGAGGGTTTAAAAGGTTATTTAGACTACTTAAAAGGCCAAAAAATACAAAATAAGGTAATAAGAGCCTTTGAAGATAAAAACTATGTTGTAGCTCACTCTTTTGTAACTCAAGAAGATAAAAACTATAAGGTTATTGATATTTTTAGATTTGAAAATAATTTAATAGTAGAACATTGGGATAATACTGAATTAGTAGAAGATATAGAAGAATTAAAAGGTGAAGTAAAAGTAATAGATAAACAAAAAACTTTAAAAAATAAACAATTAGTACAAGCTTTTATTAAAACTAAAATTTTAAGTGCAGATTATTTAAAAAATCATATGATTTTAGGGCAGGGTAATTTTATTTTAGCAGTTAATGAAACTTATATAAATAATAAAAGATTTTCTATTTATGAGTTATTTAATATTAAAAACTCAAAAATATATAACTCTTGGAGTATAAAAGAGGAAATTTTACCACTTAACCAATGGCAAAATGAAAATGGAAAATTCTAA
- a CDS encoding VOC family protein, with the protein MKIHRLDHLVLTVKNIDKTVDFYTEILGMEKEIFAENRVALKFGNQKINLHEKGKEFEPKAKNVQTGSADLCFIVHGNLYEIKKELENKGVILESDIVHRTGAIGKIVSIYLRDPDFNLIELSNYK; encoded by the coding sequence ATGAAAATTCATAGATTAGACCATTTGGTATTAACAGTTAAGAATATTGATAAAACAGTTGATTTTTATACTGAAATATTAGGTATGGAAAAAGAGATTTTTGCAGAAAATAGAGTTGCATTAAAATTTGGAAACCAAAAAATAAACCTACATGAAAAAGGAAAAGAGTTTGAACCAAAAGCTAAAAATGTACAAACAGGAAGTGCAGATTTATGTTTTATTGTTCATGGAAATTTATATGAAATTAAAAAAGAATTAGAAAACAAAGGTGTCATTTTAGAAAGTGATATTGTTCATAGAACTGGAGCTATTGGAAAAATAGTGTCAATTTACTTAAGAGATCCTGATTTTAATCTAATTGAGTTATCAAATTATAAATAA
- a CDS encoding AraC family transcriptional regulator, producing the protein MNKTKFLKNKELSFIELRYSNSSLCYKEHIHETLSIGAITNGKRQYSNKNNTYIISKGNLAIVNPNTIHSCNSIDNEKSNYYMLYIDTNWLYKVQKELNPTLNSFLPFKKEILEDKEIFNEFIKLCKVLLSNEFYIKKESLLIEFITILYKKYSDLQEKEKEINYKVENIIKYLKKNIKENISLEDLSKEFNLSTFYIIKLFKKQLNTSVYSYFINLKIEYAKNLLKKDFSIVETALECGFYDQSHFHRNFVKLVATTPKEYKNNFVQ; encoded by the coding sequence ATGAACAAAACTAAATTTTTAAAAAATAAAGAGCTATCTTTTATAGAACTTAGATACTCAAATTCTTCCTTATGTTATAAAGAACATATACATGAAACTCTATCTATTGGGGCTATAACCAATGGAAAAAGGCAATATTCAAATAAAAACAATACTTATATAATCTCAAAAGGAAATTTGGCAATAGTAAATCCAAATACAATTCATAGTTGTAATAGCATAGATAATGAAAAAAGCAATTATTATATGCTTTATATAGACACAAATTGGTTATATAAGGTACAAAAAGAGCTAAATCCTACACTAAATAGCTTTTTACCTTTTAAAAAAGAGATATTAGAGGATAAAGAAATATTCAATGAATTTATTAAACTTTGTAAAGTACTTTTATCAAATGAATTTTATATTAAAAAAGAATCTCTTCTAATAGAGTTTATTACAATACTTTATAAAAAATATTCAGATTTACAAGAAAAAGAAAAAGAAATAAATTATAAAGTTGAAAATATTATTAAATATTTAAAAAAGAATATAAAAGAAAATATCTCCTTGGAAGATTTATCAAAAGAGTTTAATCTTTCTACATTTTATATAATTAAACTTTTTAAAAAGCAGCTAAATACTTCTGTATATTCATATTTTATTAATCTTAAAATAGAATATGCAAAAAATCTTTTAAAAAAAGATTTTTCTATAGTTGAAACAGCTTTAGAATGTGGTTTTTATGATCAAAGTCATTTTCATAGAAACTTTGTAAAATTAGTAGCAACTACACCAAAAGAGTATAAGAACAATTTTGTACAATAA
- a CDS encoding helix-turn-helix domain-containing protein: MQNLPKIDFLKDLEKLGFEILSFEEFFKNIDLNTHFMTKPHKINFYNILYFNKTQDKHFVDFVEYKIKNNQLIFISKEQVHAFSKNIKHKGFIILFTEEFLKRNFITKEKSIFNICLKPIILEDLNSEFETIFKQLYSEYKKEKSLYKEKILAILLNYLILKYENSLQDKTINQKHKLIFEEFKELIYKNYFENKNVSFYAKYLKISSKHLNTITKEFVKLTAKQLIDSYLILEAKRQLACTNKPIKEIAFNLGFYETTNFIKYFKKHTNISPSKFKQNFTI, encoded by the coding sequence ATGCAAAATTTACCTAAAATAGATTTTTTAAAAGATTTAGAAAAACTTGGTTTTGAAATTTTAAGCTTTGAAGAGTTTTTTAAAAATATAGATTTAAATACCCATTTTATGACTAAGCCTCATAAAATAAATTTTTATAATATTTTATACTTTAATAAAACACAAGATAAACATTTTGTTGATTTTGTAGAGTATAAAATTAAAAATAATCAGCTAATATTTATATCTAAAGAGCAAGTTCATGCTTTTAGTAAAAACATAAAACATAAAGGCTTTATTATTCTTTTTACTGAAGAGTTTTTAAAAAGAAACTTTATAACTAAAGAAAAGTCTATTTTTAATATCTGTTTAAAACCTATTATTCTTGAAGATTTAAATAGTGAATTTGAAACTATTTTTAAACAATTATATAGTGAGTACAAAAAAGAAAAAAGTCTATATAAAGAGAAAATCTTAGCCATTTTACTAAATTATCTTATTTTAAAATATGAAAACTCTTTGCAAGATAAGACTATAAATCAAAAACATAAACTTATTTTTGAAGAGTTTAAAGAACTAATTTATAAAAACTACTTTGAAAATAAAAATGTAAGTTTTTATGCAAAGTACTTAAAAATTAGCTCAAAACACCTAAATACAATAACAAAAGAGTTTGTAAAGCTTACTGCAAAACAACTAATTGATAGTTATTTAATATTAGAAGCAAAAAGACAACTTGCCTGCACAAATAAACCTATAAAAGAAATAGCATTTAATTTAGGCTTTTATGAAACAACGAACTTTATAAAATATTTTAAAAAACATACAAATATTTCTCCTAGTAAATTTAAACAAAATTTTACTATTTAG